One genomic region from Conexibacter woesei DSM 14684 encodes:
- a CDS encoding GAF domain-containing protein, giving the protein MDPAADGAEGRDGAVPPDDARMRALITVSRTITEMRSLGSALNRICEEAAGVAAAQSASVLLTTSKSPDDTGFYFRTGGRFGLSRAYRTVIDRPTGEAFTHKGASTHALETGRPILVEDTETDRIYRPWRELARSEDYRSAAVLPLRRGETPVGTLELYRRQPGTWAPETLQFLVLFAEQALVAIQTAKLIVRQQRQLKALERLVGGLRAQSHEHANTLHTIAGLLALDEYDALAEYVTRLGADSKSNTALAGRIRVPALAGLILTRCHVQGQQADVVLSPDSGLAALPARLDETDAVTIVGNLVQNAAEAVADKPPGERTVELTVREEPDPHRLVISVRDWGSGIRPADLDRVVQRGWSSKRGHHGIGLALVAEAVAEAGGTLVFEPRVPGLTVRVEIPYA; this is encoded by the coding sequence ATGGATCCGGCGGCCGACGGCGCTGAGGGACGCGACGGCGCCGTCCCGCCGGACGACGCGCGCATGCGCGCGCTGATCACCGTCTCGCGCACGATCACGGAGATGCGCTCGCTCGGCTCGGCGCTCAACCGCATCTGCGAGGAGGCGGCGGGCGTCGCGGCGGCGCAGTCGGCGAGCGTCCTGCTGACGACGTCCAAGAGTCCCGACGACACCGGCTTCTACTTCCGCACGGGTGGCCGCTTCGGGCTCAGCCGCGCGTACCGCACCGTGATCGACCGGCCGACCGGCGAGGCGTTCACGCACAAGGGCGCCTCGACGCATGCGCTGGAGACGGGGCGGCCGATCCTCGTCGAGGACACCGAGACCGACCGCATCTACCGTCCGTGGCGGGAGCTGGCGCGCAGCGAGGACTACCGCTCGGCGGCGGTGCTCCCGCTGCGGCGCGGCGAGACGCCCGTCGGCACGCTGGAGCTGTACCGCCGGCAGCCCGGGACGTGGGCGCCCGAGACGCTCCAGTTCCTCGTCCTGTTCGCCGAGCAGGCGCTCGTCGCGATCCAGACGGCGAAGCTGATCGTGCGCCAGCAGCGCCAGCTGAAGGCGCTCGAACGGCTCGTCGGCGGGCTGCGCGCCCAGAGCCACGAGCACGCGAACACGCTCCACACGATCGCCGGGCTGCTGGCGCTCGATGAGTACGACGCGCTCGCCGAGTACGTCACGCGACTGGGCGCCGACAGCAAGAGCAACACGGCGCTGGCGGGCCGGATCCGCGTGCCGGCGCTGGCGGGGCTTATCCTCACGCGCTGCCACGTGCAGGGGCAGCAGGCCGACGTCGTGCTCTCGCCCGACAGCGGGCTTGCGGCACTGCCCGCGCGCCTGGACGAGACGGACGCGGTGACGATCGTCGGCAACCTCGTGCAGAACGCGGCCGAGGCGGTCGCGGACAAGCCCCCCGGCGAGCGCACCGTCGAGCTGACGGTGCGGGAGGAGCCTGACCCGCACCGCCTCGTGATCAGCGTCCGCGACTGGGGCAGCGGCATCAGGCCGGCCGACCTCGACCGCGTCGTCCAGCGCGGCTGGAGCTCCAAGCGCGGCCACCACGGGATCGGCCTCGCGCTCGTCGCCGAGGCGGTCGCGGAGGCCGGTGGGACGCTCGTCTTCGAGCCGCGCGTGCCGGGCCTGACGGTGCGGGTGGAGATCCCGTATGCGTAG
- a CDS encoding ABC transporter substrate-binding protein — MPIRFGSALVVAGVSLTVAACGATGGEESGGAPSQSVSVAVNSAPASLDPAKAATQSDTVLARALYDTLVRVDVDGEIVPGLATKWTQRPDRAVFTLRRGVTCSDGRALTASMAAASLNRLVAPETAAPTASSSFGGAGMKATADDAAGTLAVTLDRPWSDLVNALGMPATAIICMEGEQAPATLDRQSAGTGPYVLDSVRSGDRYTLARRDGYTWGPKLGAVGSGEQPREVVVRVVANESTVANLLQTRALDAAVLAGSDVDRLEGDDALEVQETDAGSMFVIFNEDPARPFADARLRRAAAQAIDREAFLRAVGGRGRLTPSIVQPGVACFDPAVEQVLPGNDAEAAAQTLGAHGGSLKIIGTTLVGNGQGTTYIQEALRAAGAETTLQNSDLTSWAGKLFDPAKDWDLTVLVVQNISNSISQVASLMVGEAPPRGSNVASLQNPAWKRAVARATSTVGDGRCGAWGDAQRAVVEDVDVLPLTSFTVAAVWSDDVTGLAPQGMIEVGSIRGR, encoded by the coding sequence ATGCCGATCCGGTTCGGATCAGCGCTGGTGGTCGCGGGTGTCAGCCTGACGGTCGCCGCCTGCGGTGCGACGGGTGGAGAGGAGTCGGGCGGCGCGCCGTCGCAGTCGGTGTCGGTCGCCGTCAACAGCGCGCCCGCGTCGCTCGACCCCGCGAAGGCCGCGACCCAGAGCGACACGGTGCTCGCCCGCGCGCTCTACGACACGCTCGTGCGCGTCGACGTGGACGGTGAGATCGTTCCCGGGCTCGCGACGAAGTGGACGCAGCGTCCCGACAGGGCGGTCTTCACGCTCCGCAGGGGCGTCACCTGCTCGGACGGCAGAGCGCTGACGGCGAGCATGGCCGCCGCATCGCTGAACCGGCTCGTGGCGCCCGAGACCGCAGCGCCGACGGCGTCCTCCTCGTTCGGCGGGGCCGGCATGAAGGCGACCGCCGACGACGCCGCCGGCACGCTCGCGGTCACGCTCGACAGACCCTGGTCGGACCTCGTCAACGCGCTCGGGATGCCGGCGACGGCGATCATCTGCATGGAGGGCGAGCAGGCGCCGGCGACGCTCGACAGACAGTCGGCGGGCACCGGGCCGTACGTGCTCGACAGCGTGCGCAGCGGCGACCGCTACACGCTCGCGCGCCGCGACGGCTACACGTGGGGGCCGAAGCTCGGCGCCGTCGGCTCCGGCGAGCAGCCGAGAGAGGTCGTCGTGCGCGTCGTCGCGAACGAGAGCACCGTCGCGAACCTGCTGCAGACGAGAGCGCTCGACGCCGCCGTCCTCGCCGGCTCCGACGTCGACCGGCTGGAGGGCGACGACGCGCTGGAGGTGCAGGAGACCGACGCCGGCAGCATGTTCGTGATCTTCAACGAGGATCCCGCGCGCCCGTTCGCCGACGCGAGACTGCGCCGCGCGGCGGCGCAGGCGATCGACCGCGAGGCGTTCCTGCGCGCCGTCGGCGGGCGCGGCAGACTGACGCCGAGCATCGTGCAGCCGGGCGTCGCCTGCTTCGACCCGGCCGTCGAGCAGGTCTTGCCTGGGAACGACGCGGAGGCCGCGGCGCAGACGCTCGGCGCCCACGGCGGCTCGCTGAAGATCATCGGGACGACGCTCGTCGGCAACGGCCAGGGCACGACGTACATCCAGGAGGCGCTGCGCGCCGCAGGCGCTGAGACGACGCTTCAGAACAGCGACCTGACGTCGTGGGCGGGCAAGCTGTTCGACCCTGCGAAGGACTGGGACCTGACCGTCCTCGTCGTCCAGAACATCTCCAACTCGATCTCGCAGGTCGCGAGCCTGATGGTCGGCGAGGCGCCGCCGAGAGGCTCCAACGTCGCGAGCCTCCAGAACCCGGCGTGGAAGCGGGCGGTCGCGCGCGCCACGTCGACCGTCGGCGACGGGCGCTGTGGCGCCTGGGGCGACGCGCAGAGAGCGGTCGTGGAGGACGTCGACGTGCTCCCGCTGACGAGCTTCACCGTCGCCGCCGTCTGGAGCGACGACGTCACCGGGCTCGCGCCGCAGGGCATGATCGAAGTCGGCTCGATCCGGGGCCGCTGA
- a CDS encoding response regulator, with protein sequence MRRWRVLIAEDDPDVARLHRLLIERHPAFKAIGVAEAGEQVLRDVATQRPDLVLLDLELRGMDGLEVLSWMRRLAYDVEVIAVTAADDREIVRRMMRLGIVDYLVKPFTPERMRVALARFSERVAGLPGSTVTQAAVDAALGAADARRLLPRGLQADTLDRLRQELAHAGEWLSTQELGGRVDVAAVTVRRYLEYLVVNQEAVTRLDGYGSPGRPRKLYRSVSLRADDGA encoded by the coding sequence ATGCGTAGATGGCGCGTGCTGATCGCCGAGGACGACCCCGACGTCGCGCGGCTGCACCGGCTGCTGATCGAGCGCCACCCGGCGTTCAAGGCGATCGGCGTCGCGGAGGCCGGCGAGCAGGTCCTGCGCGACGTCGCGACGCAGCGGCCCGACCTCGTCCTGCTCGACCTGGAGCTGCGCGGGATGGACGGGCTCGAGGTGCTGTCGTGGATGCGCCGTCTCGCCTACGACGTCGAGGTGATCGCGGTCACGGCGGCCGACGACCGCGAGATCGTGCGGCGGATGATGCGGCTCGGGATAGTCGACTACCTCGTCAAGCCGTTCACGCCGGAGCGCATGCGGGTCGCGCTCGCGCGCTTCTCCGAGCGCGTCGCCGGCCTGCCGGGGTCGACCGTCACGCAGGCTGCGGTCGACGCCGCGCTGGGCGCGGCGGATGCGCGGCGGCTGCTGCCGCGCGGACTGCAGGCGGACACGCTCGACCGTCTGCGCCAGGAGCTGGCGCACGCCGGCGAATGGCTCTCGACGCAGGAGCTGGGTGGCCGCGTCGACGTCGCCGCGGTCACCGTCCGCCGCTACCTCGAGTACCTGGTGGTCAACCAGGAGGCGGTCACGCGGCTCGACGGCTACGGCTCGCCGGGCCGGCCGCGCAAGCTGTATCGGAGCGTCTCGCTGCGCGCGGACGACGGCGCGTGA
- a CDS encoding LVIVD repeat-containing protein, giving the protein MPFQDGASLVGYHDLDGRPAGKLAMQEAGGRWYLYVAHYWGDGTGWCIVDVTDPRAPRYVRWLPGPVNTETFQLQVADGRMITGMEPILPMFGGDPNGPTPQKGMIIWDVSDPENPAEIGRWDSGAGGTHRNFYAGGRYVHVATALHGVDGSAYGVVDIDDPEHPQLVGQWWWPGQGPGERFSDADLAKGHTGRPLKDVPAIWLHGGPYVADGRAYCPWARSGMVILDVEDVTAPELVSSLSFYPPLGSSIAAHTVVPIPERRLAIVNSEALHEHAQEPLAFAGIVDLSDERDPILISLFPRPRPPEGYPVRDFAERGGRFGPHNQHQPQGQPCLRRSDDLVFVAYFCAGLQVFDISNPRDPVIVASYIPDDPAERFGPHPKGELVTQMEDVLVDSRGYVYMSEKNSGLYILELDADVADRHAGARVG; this is encoded by the coding sequence GTGCCTTTCCAAGACGGAGCCTCGCTCGTCGGCTACCACGACCTGGACGGTCGTCCCGCCGGGAAGCTCGCGATGCAGGAGGCCGGCGGCCGCTGGTACCTCTACGTCGCCCACTACTGGGGCGACGGGACGGGGTGGTGCATCGTCGACGTGACCGACCCGAGAGCGCCCCGCTACGTCCGCTGGCTGCCCGGCCCGGTCAACACCGAGACGTTCCAGCTGCAGGTCGCCGACGGCCGGATGATCACCGGGATGGAGCCGATCCTGCCGATGTTCGGCGGCGACCCGAACGGCCCGACGCCGCAGAAGGGCATGATCATCTGGGACGTCAGCGATCCCGAGAACCCGGCCGAGATCGGCCGCTGGGACAGCGGCGCCGGCGGCACGCACCGCAACTTCTACGCCGGCGGCCGCTACGTGCACGTCGCGACGGCGCTGCACGGCGTCGACGGCTCCGCCTACGGGGTCGTCGACATCGACGACCCCGAGCACCCCCAGCTCGTCGGCCAGTGGTGGTGGCCGGGCCAGGGGCCGGGCGAGCGCTTCTCCGACGCCGATCTCGCGAAGGGCCACACCGGCCGGCCGCTGAAGGACGTCCCCGCGATCTGGCTGCACGGCGGGCCGTACGTCGCCGACGGCCGCGCCTACTGCCCGTGGGCGCGCTCGGGGATGGTGATCCTCGACGTCGAGGACGTGACCGCGCCCGAGCTGGTCAGCTCGCTGTCGTTCTATCCGCCGCTCGGCAGCTCGATCGCCGCGCACACGGTCGTCCCGATCCCGGAGCGAAGACTCGCGATCGTCAACAGCGAGGCGCTGCACGAGCACGCGCAGGAGCCGCTCGCGTTCGCCGGAATCGTCGACCTCAGCGACGAGCGCGACCCGATCCTGATCTCGCTGTTCCCGCGCCCGCGCCCGCCGGAGGGCTACCCGGTGCGCGACTTCGCCGAGCGCGGCGGCCGCTTCGGCCCGCACAACCAGCACCAGCCGCAGGGGCAGCCGTGCCTGCGCCGGTCGGACGACCTCGTCTTCGTCGCGTACTTCTGCGCCGGGCTCCAGGTCTTCGACATCAGCAACCCGCGCGACCCCGTGATCGTCGCCTCCTACATCCCCGACGACCCGGCCGAGCGGTTCGGGCCGCACCCGAAGGGCGAGCTCGTGACGCAGATGGAGGACGTGCTCGTCGACAGCCGCGGCTACGTCTACATGTCCGAGAAGAACAGCGGTCTGTACATCCTCGAGCTGGACGCCGACGTGGCCGATCGGCACGCAGGGGCGAGAGTAGGCTGA
- a CDS encoding hydantoinase B/oxoprolinase family protein, with the protein MPDERTVAADDAIVLEIVRNYLMRTCEEMKAVVVRAAYSTVIHEVLDYCCGIYLPDGGAAAEQSGIPIFLGNVGSVIQATNATIGLDGLEPGDVIIANDPYSGGSHMCDTTTLLPIFDRGEAFGFVGFRAHLLDYGGKAPGGLFSDTTEVFQEGLVIPPVKLYRAGEPNPDVFRLLEANTRFPRENTGDMRALVSASRVGHERVQELIARYGPARLRAMFDELMDRGERASRAAIEQIPDGVYAASCMHDGTGSDDAPLDGPYRIAVEITVDGSDVKVDLTGTSDQLTGPANCPLGASISGIRAAFKYIVAPDYPTNEGCFRPLQLHVPEGTLLNPRKPAPTSMYFTPVSSVIELFQRALAPAIPDRTIAGTFGDICVSVFFGSHPDTGQAFLCSEPEGGGYGASPQGDGESCMVAPLNGDTKNVPIEVAETKYGVLCERYELVPDSGGPGTYRGGLGSVREFAVRDDARVGVSFLFDRQTEPAWGLEGGRDGAANQAWIDRGTDRERKIGKITDHWLGGGATFSGIAGGGGGWGDPFEREPALVQRDVRDGFVTLAAAARDYGVALDPATLEILADETDALRRR; encoded by the coding sequence ATGCCTGACGAACGCACCGTTGCCGCGGACGACGCGATCGTCCTCGAGATCGTGCGCAACTACCTGATGCGCACGTGCGAGGAGATGAAGGCCGTCGTCGTCCGCGCGGCCTACAGCACGGTCATCCACGAGGTGCTCGACTACTGCTGCGGCATCTACCTGCCCGACGGCGGCGCGGCGGCCGAGCAGTCCGGCATCCCGATCTTCCTCGGGAACGTCGGCTCGGTGATCCAGGCGACGAACGCGACGATCGGCCTCGACGGGCTCGAGCCGGGCGACGTGATCATCGCCAACGACCCGTACTCCGGCGGCTCGCACATGTGCGACACGACGACGCTGCTGCCGATCTTCGATCGCGGCGAGGCGTTCGGCTTCGTCGGCTTCCGCGCGCACCTGCTCGACTACGGCGGCAAGGCGCCCGGCGGTCTCTTCAGCGACACGACGGAGGTCTTCCAGGAGGGACTCGTGATACCGCCGGTGAAGCTCTACCGTGCCGGCGAGCCGAACCCCGACGTCTTCCGCCTGCTGGAGGCGAACACGCGCTTCCCGCGCGAGAACACCGGCGACATGCGCGCGCTCGTGTCGGCCTCGCGCGTCGGCCACGAGCGTGTGCAGGAGCTGATCGCGCGCTACGGGCCGGCGCGGCTGCGCGCGATGTTCGACGAGCTGATGGACCGTGGCGAGCGCGCCAGCCGGGCGGCGATCGAGCAGATCCCCGACGGCGTCTATGCGGCCTCGTGCATGCACGACGGCACGGGCTCCGACGACGCGCCGCTCGACGGTCCCTACAGAATCGCGGTCGAGATCACGGTCGACGGCTCGGACGTGAAGGTAGACCTGACCGGCACGAGCGATCAGCTGACCGGGCCGGCGAACTGCCCGCTCGGCGCCTCGATCTCCGGCATCCGCGCCGCCTTCAAGTACATCGTCGCGCCCGACTACCCGACCAACGAGGGCTGCTTCCGGCCGTTGCAGCTGCACGTCCCGGAGGGGACGCTGCTGAACCCGCGCAAGCCGGCGCCGACGAGCATGTACTTCACGCCCGTCAGCAGCGTCATCGAGCTGTTCCAGCGGGCGCTCGCGCCGGCGATCCCCGACCGCACGATCGCCGGGACCTTCGGCGACATCTGCGTGTCGGTCTTCTTCGGCAGCCATCCGGACACGGGGCAGGCGTTCCTCTGCTCCGAGCCCGAGGGCGGCGGCTACGGCGCCTCGCCGCAGGGCGACGGCGAGAGCTGCATGGTCGCGCCGCTCAACGGCGACACGAAGAACGTCCCGATCGAGGTCGCCGAGACGAAGTACGGCGTGCTGTGCGAGCGCTACGAGCTGGTGCCGGACTCGGGCGGGCCGGGCACGTACCGCGGCGGGCTCGGCTCTGTGCGCGAGTTCGCGGTCCGCGACGACGCGCGCGTCGGCGTCTCGTTCCTGTTCGACCGCCAGACCGAGCCGGCCTGGGGCCTGGAGGGCGGCCGCGACGGCGCGGCCAACCAGGCATGGATCGATCGCGGCACCGACCGCGAGCGGAAGATCGGCAAGATCACCGACCACTGGCTCGGCGGCGGCGCCACGTTCTCCGGCATCGCCGGCGGCGGCGGAGGCTGGGGCGACCCGTTCGAGCGCGAGCCGGCGCTCGTCCAGCGCGACGTGCGTGACGGATTCGTGACGCTCGCCGCGGCCGCGCGCGACTACGGCGTCGCGCTCGATCCCGCGACGCTCGAGATCCTGGCGGATGAGACGGATGCCCTTCGCCGCAGATAG
- a CDS encoding sugar ABC transporter ATP-binding protein, translating into MPFAADSPAGALLTATRLTKRYGATTALDGVGIELRAGEVHALVGENGAGKSTLGKLIAGLVRPDGGELSLDGRPVSFRGPGEAVAHGIVGIQQEIALVPQLTVMENVMLGRERRSRLTGLVDRVRLRREFDAVVERSGFAVRGGDRVGGLRLAEQQKVEIMRALARDARVIVMDEPTSSLGQDDAEALQGVVRQLCAGGVAVVYVSHFLREVLAVSDRITVLRNGRLVRSEPAAALTAEELVRSMTGGEQPVHERRSRHAAAAGPPRLRLDGLTRAPDFEDVSLEVAAGEVVVLAGLVGAGRTEVARAVFGAERADCGTIELDGRAVSIRSPRDAMRLGIALVPESRKTEGLVLDQSGLWNAALPVLAECTTAGLVRRRAATAKAASSLAAAGVRAERVRSPVRHLSGGNQQKVLFAKWLATAPRVLIADEPTRGVDIATKRAIQQLIVELAESGLAVLLISSELEEVLPIASRVVVMRRGRVVGEIAGSEATHDVVTRHALGEAPDTKERRA; encoded by the coding sequence ATGCCCTTCGCCGCAGATAGCCCGGCGGGCGCTCTGCTGACGGCGACGAGGCTGACGAAGCGCTACGGCGCGACGACAGCGCTCGACGGCGTCGGCATCGAGCTGCGCGCGGGCGAGGTGCACGCACTGGTCGGCGAGAACGGGGCGGGCAAGTCGACGCTCGGGAAGCTGATCGCCGGACTCGTCCGGCCCGACGGGGGAGAGCTGTCGCTGGACGGGCGGCCGGTCTCCTTCCGCGGGCCGGGCGAGGCGGTCGCCCATGGGATCGTCGGGATCCAGCAGGAGATCGCGCTCGTCCCGCAGCTGACGGTGATGGAGAACGTGATGCTCGGGCGCGAGCGGCGCAGCCGGCTGACCGGCCTCGTCGACCGCGTCCGCCTGCGGCGCGAGTTCGACGCGGTCGTGGAGCGGTCGGGCTTCGCCGTTCGCGGCGGCGACCGCGTCGGCGGGCTGCGGCTCGCCGAGCAGCAGAAGGTCGAGATCATGCGGGCGCTCGCGCGCGACGCGCGCGTGATCGTGATGGACGAGCCGACCTCGTCGCTGGGGCAGGACGACGCCGAGGCGCTGCAGGGCGTCGTGCGGCAGCTGTGCGCCGGCGGCGTCGCCGTCGTCTACGTCTCGCACTTCCTCAGAGAGGTGCTGGCGGTCTCCGACCGGATCACGGTGCTGCGCAACGGCAGGCTCGTCCGCAGCGAGCCGGCCGCCGCGCTGACCGCCGAGGAGCTGGTGCGCAGCATGACCGGGGGCGAGCAGCCGGTGCATGAGCGCCGCTCGCGCCACGCGGCTGCGGCAGGGCCGCCGCGCCTGCGGCTCGACGGGCTGACGCGCGCCCCGGACTTCGAGGACGTCTCGCTCGAGGTCGCCGCGGGCGAGGTCGTCGTGCTCGCAGGGCTCGTCGGCGCGGGCCGCACGGAGGTCGCGCGGGCGGTCTTCGGCGCCGAGCGGGCCGACTGCGGGACGATCGAGCTGGACGGTCGGGCGGTGTCGATCCGCAGTCCGCGCGACGCGATGCGGCTCGGCATCGCGCTCGTGCCCGAGAGCCGCAAGACCGAAGGGCTGGTGCTCGACCAGTCGGGGCTGTGGAACGCCGCGCTGCCCGTCCTCGCGGAGTGCACGACGGCCGGACTGGTCCGTCGCCGCGCGGCGACGGCGAAGGCCGCGAGCAGCCTCGCGGCGGCCGGCGTGCGCGCCGAGCGCGTCCGCAGCCCCGTCCGGCACTTGTCGGGCGGCAACCAGCAGAAGGTGCTGTTCGCGAAGTGGCTCGCGACCGCGCCGCGCGTGCTGATCGCGGACGAGCCGACGCGCGGCGTCGACATCGCGACCAAGCGCGCGATCCAGCAGCTGATCGTGGAGCTGGCCGAGTCGGGGCTCGCCGTGCTGCTGATCTCCTCCGAGCTGGAGGAGGTGCTCCCGATCGCGAGCCGCGTCGTCGTCATGCGACGAGGACGCGTCGTCGGCGAGATCGCCGGCAGCGAGGCAACCCACGACGTCGTCACGCGCCACGCCCTCGGCGAGGCCCCCGACACGAAGGAACGACGCGCATGA
- a CDS encoding ABC transporter permease, whose translation MSAGPEAAVLRGRRSRVASPWPGFVVRRLAGVACVLASLVVVTFLMVHLIPGDPARNIAGINATPEQVTYIQQQLRLDEPLPAQFADYVGALAGGSFGESFETGEPVADVLGARLALTAELALLAVLVVLFAGVGLGLLVAVACRSGRGWLDTAFTVATSIGGSVPEYVAGTLLVFVFAVTLGLFPAAGADTASGLVLPVIAISIGPTATLARIARREVATVLEQDYMRTARGKRISARRLYLRHALPNILTSTLTYGGLLLAGLLGGTVVVENIFGLPGIGSRLVEAVELRDYPVIQGTVLLLGAMACTVTLLVDVALAAIDPRSLSGDRP comes from the coding sequence ATGTCCGCCGGACCCGAAGCCGCAGTGCTGCGAGGCCGCAGGTCGCGCGTCGCGTCGCCGTGGCCCGGCTTCGTGGTGCGGCGGCTCGCGGGGGTGGCGTGCGTGCTCGCCAGCCTCGTCGTCGTGACGTTCCTGATGGTTCACCTGATCCCTGGCGACCCGGCCCGCAACATCGCCGGCATCAACGCGACCCCGGAGCAGGTGACGTACATCCAGCAGCAGCTGCGGCTCGACGAGCCGCTGCCGGCGCAGTTCGCCGACTACGTCGGGGCGCTCGCAGGCGGCTCCTTCGGCGAGTCGTTCGAGACCGGCGAGCCCGTCGCCGACGTGCTCGGCGCCCGGCTCGCGCTGACCGCCGAGCTGGCGCTGCTGGCGGTGCTCGTCGTGCTCTTCGCGGGCGTCGGGCTCGGCCTGCTCGTCGCCGTCGCGTGCCGGAGCGGACGCGGCTGGCTCGACACCGCGTTCACGGTCGCGACGAGCATCGGCGGCTCGGTGCCCGAGTACGTCGCCGGGACGCTGCTCGTGTTCGTCTTCGCGGTCACGCTCGGGCTGTTCCCGGCTGCCGGCGCCGACACCGCGTCAGGGCTCGTGCTGCCGGTGATCGCGATCAGCATCGGCCCGACCGCGACGCTGGCCCGCATCGCGCGGCGCGAGGTCGCGACGGTGCTCGAGCAGGACTACATGCGGACCGCGCGCGGCAAGCGCATCTCCGCGCGCCGCCTCTACCTGCGCCACGCGCTCCCGAACATCCTCACGAGCACGCTGACCTACGGCGGCCTGCTGCTCGCCGGCCTGCTCGGCGGGACCGTCGTGGTCGAGAACATCTTCGGGCTGCCCGGCATCGGCAGCCGTCTCGTGGAAGCGGTCGAGCTGCGCGACTACCCCGTCATCCAGGGCACCGTCCTGCTGCTCGGCGCGATGGCATGCACGGTGACGCTGCTGGTCGACGTCGCGCTCGCCGCGATCGATCCGCGCTCGCTGTCGGGGGACCGGCCGTGA
- a CDS encoding ABC transporter permease, with protein MSTMATDNAAPVEQPSGRSLSAKARDYGIVVCFLLLFLTLTLTSDAFFSQANFLNILDQSAPIGIIACGATLVLIAGGFDLSVGAIFALAGVTAASLTNSVGVEAGIAGGVLAGTAAGIVNGVLVNYAGVNPFVATLGSALIFRGLAVVITTGMLITVTDRAFSNLGQGDVLGLRYSVLILIAFIAISWVILARTKLGRHIYAVGGNAEAARLSGISVERVRAFTYAFSGMAGGVAGVIAASRVATGQSDVGIGLEFTAISAVVIGGTSIYGGEGAIWRTVLGVLLLALIQNGFNLLDVQPYYQQMFLGSIIILAVAIDAWGKKRGK; from the coding sequence ATGAGCACCATGGCAACGGACAACGCCGCGCCGGTGGAGCAGCCGAGCGGCCGGTCGCTGAGCGCGAAGGCGCGCGACTACGGCATCGTCGTCTGCTTCCTCCTCCTCTTCCTGACGCTGACGCTCACCTCCGACGCGTTCTTCTCGCAGGCGAACTTCCTCAACATCCTCGACCAGAGCGCGCCGATCGGGATCATCGCGTGCGGCGCGACGCTCGTCCTGATCGCCGGCGGGTTCGACCTGTCGGTCGGCGCGATCTTCGCGCTCGCCGGCGTCACCGCCGCGAGCTTGACGAACTCGGTCGGCGTCGAGGCCGGCATCGCCGGCGGCGTGCTCGCCGGCACGGCGGCGGGGATCGTCAACGGCGTGCTGGTCAACTACGCCGGCGTCAACCCGTTCGTGGCGACGCTCGGCTCCGCGCTGATCTTCCGCGGGCTCGCCGTCGTGATCACGACCGGCATGCTGATCACGGTCACCGACCGGGCGTTCTCGAACCTCGGTCAGGGTGACGTGCTCGGCCTGCGCTACTCGGTCCTGATCCTGATCGCGTTCATCGCGATCTCGTGGGTGATCCTCGCGCGCACCAAGCTCGGCCGCCACATCTACGCGGTCGGTGGGAACGCCGAGGCCGCGCGCCTGTCGGGTATCAGCGTCGAGCGCGTGCGCGCCTTCACCTACGCGTTCAGCGGCATGGCGGGCGGCGTCGCCGGCGTGATCGCGGCCTCGCGCGTCGCGACCGGTCAGTCGGACGTCGGCATCGGGCTCGAGTTCACCGCGATCTCGGCCGTCGTGATCGGCGGCACGAGCATCTACGGCGGCGAGGGGGCGATCTGGCGGACCGTGCTCGGCGTGCTGCTGCTTGCGCTGATCCAGAACGGCTTCAACCTGCTCGACGTCCAGCCCTACTACCAGCAGATGTTCCTGGGTTCGATCATCATCCTCGCCGTCGCGATCGACGCGTGGGGCAAGAAACGAGGGAAGTAA
- a CDS encoding FadR/GntR family transcriptional regulator, translating into MVQSSTPEDRSVAAFPPLRLRTAADEVLAVVVDAIRGGLYAPGDMLPRERDLAERLGVSRTVVREAYAVLRRAAIVDVRRGQSGGTQLVSLTNIPSVLASVVGETRYELRSVLEVRRAVEPAAALIVARRADEAFFARLDGLVDQLGGALDDGEVFYALDVQFHLLIAAATGNEMLAGVVRDVYRRLAVLREQFPYAHVDLDVAARNQGALLDALRSRDEARVTAELDRHLAAYEERMLGAPLSPPA; encoded by the coding sequence ATGGTCCAATCATCCACACCCGAGGATCGCAGCGTCGCGGCCTTCCCGCCGCTGCGACTGCGGACGGCGGCCGACGAGGTGCTGGCGGTCGTCGTCGACGCGATCCGCGGCGGTCTCTACGCGCCCGGCGACATGCTGCCGCGCGAGCGCGACCTCGCCGAGCGGCTCGGCGTCAGCCGCACCGTGGTCCGCGAGGCGTACGCGGTGCTGCGCCGCGCCGCGATCGTCGACGTGCGGCGCGGGCAGAGCGGCGGGACGCAGCTCGTGTCGCTGACGAACATCCCGAGCGTCCTCGCGAGCGTCGTGGGGGAGACGCGCTACGAGCTGCGCTCGGTGCTGGAGGTGCGGCGCGCGGTCGAGCCGGCGGCGGCGCTGATCGTCGCCCGGCGCGCCGACGAGGCGTTCTTCGCACGGCTCGACGGGCTCGTCGACCAGCTCGGCGGCGCGCTCGACGACGGCGAGGTCTTCTACGCGCTCGACGTCCAGTTCCACCTGTTGATCGCCGCCGCGACCGGCAACGAGATGCTGGCCGGCGTCGTGCGCGACGTCTACCGGCGGCTGGCCGTCCTGCGCGAGCAGTTCCCGTACGCCCACGTCGACCTCGACGTGGCGGCGCGCAACCAGGGCGCGCTGCTCGACGCCCTGCGCAGCCGCGACGAAGCCCGCGTGACGGCCGAGCTCGACCGTCATCTGGCGGCGTACGAGGAGCGGATGCTGGGCGCGCCGCTGTCACCGCCGGCTTGA